GCTTCCCTACACTGCTTACTGTTGTGGCTTCTCAATGCTCTGCAATCCAGTATCAGTCACAATCTTCCTGCAATTCACCTTATTGCTCACCAGTTGCAATTGAACAGGTCACACATCCTCCCCAGACTGCTCCCCCGCTGCTTATGGACTCTGTCCTGCCAAGACCGAGCCATAAACAGCTGTTCCTTCCTAGCTGGGCAGCTCATTTCTCAAATGCTGGTGCACTGCTTGACTAAAGCCACACCTCAGTGCAGACCACGACCCAGAGGACATGATTTTAACAGGCTGTGACAGCACCAAGCAGGGACAAGAGTTCTCACAGGGGTAATGAGCCTTAGTGACACAACATTGGTGTTGCAGGATAAGCCCTCAAGGAATCAAAAAAAAGCCATGGCCCAAATTTCAGGATAATCACAGAGTGTATTCACCCCATTTCCAGTGCTCTGGACTACAGAGCCTCTCCAGCAGTGGCTCCACCAAGACATCACAACAGTTCCTCAGAAAACTCCATCCACAGCCAGGATCCATCCCGGGGTGGTGGGTGCTGGCCAGTGGCCgcagctcctctcctgcccgAGGTCACTGTCTGGATTTCAGGGCCGTGACCACCATGCCCCCCAGCAGGGCCGCGAAGGTGAAGCCCTGGGCCAGGATACGCGCCCGCATCATCAGCTGTGACCCGCGGGTGTTGCCCCTCTTGAAGCAGATCAAGCCGTAGGTCAGGACGCCGACGGTGCACAGGCAGCCTGGGGAAAGGACGAGGCTGTGAGCGAGGAGCAGCTCCCCCCGTGCTTCCATAGCATTCCCACACCCGGGCCGTGCTCGCCCggggggcggccgggccggggctctcGAGGGACCGACTCCTCACCGGCCCGCACCGCCCCGGCCCTCGCCCCTCACTCAGCACCGTCACCCCCCGTCCCGCTCTCACCGAGGGGCACGAGGGGGTTCTCGCGGGTCTTGCGCAAGAACTtgtccccaaatccctcctCCCTGAACGCAGGCAGCATGGGACGATCCAGCGGCGGTGGCGGCCCGGCCGCCATGGCCAAGGTGACAGCCGCGGCCCCTCCCGGCTGCCGTACCCCCGCCCCGGTGCAGTGCATGCCGGGGGTTGTAGTCGCTGTAGAACACACCCCGCGTGGCTCTGCGGTCGTGGGACTACATTTCCCGTGACGCCCCGCGGCGCGGCCGGCAGCCCAGGTGGCCCTGCCGCACGGGTACTCACGGGGGCCCGCCATGCCGAAGGCGAAGGGGAAGACCCGGCGGCACAAATACTCCTACAACCTCAACCGCAAGCGCCTCTAccgcagcgcccgccgccgcgccgcgcctCGCATCGCCTGGTGAGGGCCGGGGGCATGGGCACCGGCCGagggcgggcgggagcgggcGCCTCGTGGGGAACCTGCAGCGCGTgttggtggggagggggagcacAGCCGTGATGTCCCTTGTCCCCGCACAGTTCGCACATCCGCCATGCCTGGGACCCGAGCAAGTCGGTGGCGCAGAACCTGGCCGAGATGGGCCTGTCCGAGGACCCCAATAAGGCCCTCCCCATACCGAAGAAGCTGGTAAGTATGGCCGGGGGAGCTCGGCGGAGGCTGCACCTttgtgggggctgtggggggttGGGGAAAGCAGCGTGGAGAGCAGCCAGCCTCAGAGCATGGGGCAAGTGGCTCTGGATCCGTCTCCAGCAGGTGGACACTGTTTCTTATGTTGGTCTATGTACTTTTCTCACCAAAATCCTGGCGTGGGAACGAGCTATAGCACCAGAGAGACATAATGGACTTTAGAACAAGTATAGACTTTGGAACAAATATAAATAACGTCATCTCCTGGGATTTGACAGAGACAGGTGGGGTTGAGAACGGTGCAGCCAAGTTGCTCCTGATAACAAAGAAGGGCTCTTTGTGCACAGCAGTGCCACCATGGCCCATCAGCATCTGTGAGCAGCCAGGTGGAAGGTGGCCCCACAAAAGTTCCACTCAAGGGAAAAAATCAGAGTGATCTTGTTTGCTACTTATCTCCTTTTAGACAGCATTGCTGAGAAGACAGGCTGGCCTACAAGCCTCTTTAATGTCACAAATAAGGCTCTGCTTAAGCCAGCTGAGATTTCCTGGCCCTTGCAGCCATGTAGAAGCAGTCAGGAGTTTTGGGAGCAATGTGTGCGGACACAGCCCTCTTCCAAATAGACTTTTCTTGAGTGTTCTTTTCTCTCATGTAACACAGGGGGTGGAAGCGGAAAGCAACGGACAACAGTCACGAAAGAAAATAGTGCGGAAGCCGTACGTGGTGAACGGTCAGTGCTGCATGTGGGGTTCTCCCAAGGCCCTGGGGAGTATTTTGtctctctgtgctgtgccaggggcagggaagggtGTTACTTCTTGTCCAGGCTCATAGGCTTGTGGAGGCCCTGGGCAGCAGTTGGCTGGGGGTTCCCAACCAGGCCAGAGcaggacagcagctctgccatTCCCCTGGATCTGTCTCATGAATTTCTTTTACCTTTTCAAGGAGTAATgtccataaactaaaacacaacaAGCTCCACTTCAACACAAGGAAAAAACTTCTCACCGTTCAGcgtgacagagcactggaacagctgcccagggagggtgtggagtctccctctctagagacattccaaacccacctggacacatttctgtgtcacctgctcAAGGTGACCCTGCCatagcaggggggttggaatgggtgatctccagaggtcccttccaaccctaatgattttgtgattctctCCTGGGCTGCCTTTCCCCAAGAGGGCTCTTGTCACTGTGAAACATACTGGTGTGTGGCCCCAGGGTGACAAGAAGCCATAGTTCAGTATCCAGCATGTTTTAGTGGTgggctgggcagctctgcagcctgggcAGAAAGGGCCTTCTCCTCATGGTGtgagctggagaggagctggagcacaggCCTGGATGCCTGCAGCCCATGCAGAGGGCTTTTGTGTTGTCCGTTTTCCTGCACCATCATgctgggaagtgtccctgcaTGCGTGAGCAGCCAAACTGTGCAGCAGGAGTCTGCAGCACGGGCAGGCTTGACcctggggagaggctgggagcCTCTGAGGAGGTGTTGCTTCCTTCCCCTATTCATGCTGTCTCTTTCCTCTGCCTAGAGATGGAATATGAGGCCAGCCTCCCTGAGAAGAAGTCAAACACGCTGTCACGGGACCTCATTGACTACGTGCGGTACATGATACAGAACCACGGGGAAAACTACAAGGTATGGCCTGGCTGTCCCAGGGCAAGGAGAACCCAGAGAGTCCTTGCTCCTGGACCTTCTGCAGGATGGGAATTGCTAATCCTCTCTGTCCCGGATCCTGTTTTGCAGTCAGCTGATTGTTAAGGGAAAACAATGCTTTGAACCATGGCCAGGTCCCTGTGAGTCAGGGAGTGATTGCCCCGGCGTGGGAGGGATGGGTTGGTGTTTGCTCTTGGGGCTGCTCCTCTGACTTACCCTCTTCTTTGTCACAGGAAATGGCTCGAGATGAGAAGAACTACTACCAGGATACTCCCAAGCAGATTAAGAGAAAGATCAATGTGTACAAGAATTTCTATCCCGAGGAGTACAAGGAATTCATTGCATCACTCAAGCCGGAAAAGATGGATGTGCAGTGACTGCCCTTTTTCCTCAGGTTTACCTGCAAGTGCAGGCTTGACATGACCAttttctgaactgaaaaaaGCCTCTGGAGATGGAGAAAGGACCCTCATTAGACGGAGATGGTTTTAACCAGCCATGAAAGGCTCTTTGGCATTGGCACtgactgtgctgtgctgctcactTTCTGTGTGGCAGCTGGCACTTTTGCtttgttgaaataaaatattctttcaagCTGGTGTGAATGTCTTGCTCTGGGCTCTTGCTTGGTGCAGCCCTGCTTTAGAGAGCTCCTGGTGCTGACCTGTGTGACGGGGCACCCTCCGTGGTGACAGGGCTGGGGCCCACAGGGTGTGGGCAGCACTCAGACCTTGGCTGATTGCCCTGTAGGCAGCAGAGTGGGGCCATGTGCTGCTTCCTTCCCCTGCTGGTGACCTTCCTGCCTGCAGTGTGAGAGACCAGGCTGGGgtcctttccctgctgaggagctggaggGCAGTGCAGAGCTTTTATGACaaaaggaaggagcagctgTGTGAAGGGTTTcgcagcagggacaggctggtgTGTACTCCTGCTCCTTGATGGGCTCCAAGCTTCCACAATTGGTTTTCCAGGACCCAGTGCCCTATGGGCTGATCCAGCAGAGTCCTGccggcaggcagggcttcctgctATCCCTGAGTGTGGCTCCATCCCCTTCTCCCTGGGGCAGTGGAGcatcaggcagagcaggcaaaTACCTGTGGAGTGCAGCTCCCACAGAACAGCCCATCTTcacccctgtgctgggctgttcGATACCTGCCTTCATCTCTCCTAAACAGGGCTTTAAATACAGGGTTGGGAAAGTTGAGAGCTGTgctcagcccttggaatggaCAGGCTGAGCTGGTTCTTCCCACTGTGTGCTGTACTGGCAGGGCTGTACCAGCAGTAACTGATTTCCCAGGAAGGAGAGCCCACCTCCTGAGTGGGTACTGTTTGTGCCAGTGAGCAAGAGGACTGCCCTGCTTGTTCATTTAATatcctgcagggctgctgtgagGGTGTggggccctggggagctcacCAGAAGGTAAGAGCCATGCTTGTACCTCTATGCTAAGGGAGATTCCATCCGTGAACTGTGGGAGATGGCTGCCCTCTCCTCAtgcctggcagcagagcctgctgctcATGCTCCCCAAGGGCAGCTTGTCACAGCTCACCCTCAGACTTCGTGGGGTGCAGTGAACACCCCAGGGCCAGCAGGAAGTctgagctccaggagctccctggtCACTCCATCCTCTTCGTCGCAGACCCCAAAGAAGAGCTCTGCTGGGGGTGGGAGCCTGTCTGCCCCCACTGTGTGGTCttcagggctgggggagcagggttGCCAGCAGGCTCTTCACGCAGAGGACGCTGGTGGCAGGGCTCGGGTGGCAGGGCTCGAGTGACGGTGCCCAGGTCGCGCTGGTGGGCAGGAGGAAGAGCTGACTCTGCTCGCTGGCAGCTCTGCCGTGCTCAGGGCTTCGCTCTTATCCTGCGAGGGAGAGATGCGGCTGCTCGGGATGGGAGCAGCGCTGCCAGCTGGCAGGAGCCGTGTCCTGCCTGTGTGATCCCGGCAGGAATTGTGCCCGGAATCCCTTTGGCACAAGCCCGCGGGGCCCGCCTCCGCCCCCTCCATCAGAACTACATCTCCCAGCGCACCCCGCGCGCCGCAGGCAGATCTCGCGAGATCTGCGCGCCTATAAGAGTGCCTCCGTAGCTCCCCATCCCCAGCGCCGGTCGCGGCTGCCGGAGGTTCCGCCATGGCCGGGCTGGTCTCGGCCACGCCGCGCTCCGCCGCCCCTCGCTGACCGCGCCGCCCGCGCCATGAGCTCTGCGCAGCCCGACGCTCCCGGTAAGGcccccccgcgctccccgccGGCCCCAGTGGGCCGCGCTGGCGGTCGCTGAGCCCTGCGCTCTCTCCGCAGCGCTGGAgccgggcggcggggcccgccGGGTCAGAATGTCGCTGCCCCTCGGCGTCCGGCGCCGCGCCTTCAGCTACGACGATGCCCTGGAGGACCCGGCGCCCATGACGCCCCCCCCCGCCGACCTGTGCGCCGGCGTCCTGTGGAAACAGCCGGTCATCCCCGAGCGCAAGTACCAGGAGCTGTCGAAGGTACGGGCTGGGCCTTGCCCTGGCTCGAGCATGACCCCCGGCCGTCCCCGCAGCCCTGCACTCCTCTGGGTATCCCCCTCCTGTCATCCTCTCCTGACACCACCCCCTCCTGGTCCCTCTCCTGCCCCCCGCAGCAGGACCCTcgggaggggctggggacagagccCGGCATTCCTGCCCGGCATTcgctgctgtgggaagggacaAGCGCGTGCTGAGCGTCTCCTCGGTGTTTGTGAATAAAATCGCTTTAACCGGTTGTAATCAAACTAGAGCACAAGACTGGGTTTAGGTTGAATGTGAGTTCTTtcctctgagggtggtgaggccctggcacaggttgcccagagaagctgtggctgccccatccctggaagtgttccaaagccaggttggacagggcttggaagaACCTGGGAGAGTGTCCATGCCCATGCCAGGGGGTTGGAATTTGATGATcgttaaggtccctcccaacccaaagcattctgtgattttgtgctTTGAGTGCAGGACCAGCCCTTTTAAATTTAGAGGTTGTTTTCTAAGTTTGAAGTGAAATTAAATGTTGCTGAGTGGACTTACATAACTCTGATCCCGTTGAGTTTAACCTCTACTGTACACCTCCTTTTGTTTTAAAGTCTCCTGTGGAAGAGAACCCAAAGTTGTGGTTTTGCACAAAGAGCAAGCTCtccagccaggcagctcctgttTTAGGAGGAGGAAGTCTGCATTTCACAGGATTTCTTGTTttgtaacatttattttctctttctttgctggGGACTCATGATCATTGGTAGAACTCTGACCTCTTGATACACTGAGCAAGAAACAGATAAAAGGAATGAAGGGCAAACAAGGTGTTCACACAAGGCTCTTCTCTGTGAACAGCTTGTGCCTGAGCTGCCTGTGGAAGGTGCTCTTGCCCAGTTGACCTTGAAGTCCAGTTTACCTTTGAGAGAAGTACagatgttctgttttctttgctgttgaCCTTTCTGTACTTGGCCTAACAGCTTGTTGGCTCTGAGCCTGGCAGATTTTCAAATGTTAGATGCAAGTTTCTTGTTCGTTGCTATGAATTCTAAGGTTCAAGCTCTGAACATTCCTGGGCTGCAGTGACCGTAGTGTAGGGATTTTTCCCATGGGATGAAGGCTAGAGCAGCTTGGCCTCATGTCTCACTTTTGTGTTTAGAGATGTGTCCTGGCCAGGTGCTGAGATACTTTCCCGTCTCAAACTGTCCCCTGCTGTTTCCCACAGGTTGAGGAAGGGGATGCAAACACGAATGCCCCCGTCATAACTCCTTCATCATCCACTGAAAGTGTGAACAAGGTGCCTGTGGTGAAGGCCAAGGCCACTGACGTCATCATGAACTCCCTCATTACAAGTAAGAACTCACCCCTCACATGGTGGCTGATGGGGAGGGGGCAGTGAGTGTCCTTGATGCCTCAAGGTAACTTctggagtggctggagagctcGTGGGTTCAGACTGACTCTGCTCTTGAGCTGTGTGAGGTCTTTTAGGAGGATACTTCTAGAAGGAAGCAAGAAACTAGGGAATAGGCTACACTTAGTGCTTCTGTGTTTCCaagggctgcaggtgggtgATGTGGGAGGAGTGCAGGGTACATTATGTGCTGACAGGACACTGCAGTCCGTGTTGCTGGagtgcagaggctgctgctgttctgtttgCTTATTAACTTGCTATTTCTGAATGACAGGCAGAGCTCTGACATTAACCCAAGCGTTGAGAGCTGACACCCTGTGCTAATGGAGTTCTTGCTGGCATTTATGTTAGTTAATAGCAGCAGCTGCCTTGGTGACagtaacactttaaaaaaacaaacctcataAATCAtgatgctttaaaataaaattagatcAGTTATGTTTGCAGAGAAGTTATGTTTGCCCTTTTGCAGCAAGGGGAATTATTCTTATGTTAAtctgtccctgctgcctctTCTTTCAGCAGATGGGATCTGAACTGCCATCTTTTCCTCCAAGCAGTGCTTCCAAACACTTCTAGATTTTCAGACAAGCATTTTGGAAcctttgcatttatttctgtcttGGCTCAAAAATAACCAACACGTCAGAAAATAACATCCAGGAATATGGACTTTcttctggaaagcagctcctATTCTGGTCAAATGATAAATGCTAAGCTGGTTAAAACCATGATAGTCTAAAAATGTTCTTGTGCAGTAAGAAGTCAGGAGCCTTGACTGCACCTGCACCTTCCAGGAGACAGAGTTCCTCTGGATTTGTCATTATCTACAGTGCAGTATCCCTGCAAATAAATTTACCATGGGAAGCATTACCTATTTTAAAGAAGACATTGGGCTTTTCTAGTAACGTCTTTGTGCTCTGATTCCTTTTGACTTTGGAGTGAACATCTTATGCTGGAGGTTTGGAGAAAGTGCTTATGTTTATCAGAAGTGAAGTTGATATCAGTTTATTGGATGCTGGCTTGTATTTGGCTGAAATATCTTATTTTACTTAATCTGGGTAATCACTGTGAGTCTTTAACACCTGTTCTGCAAGCCTTCTTTGAATCTAGAGGGCAATTTAAAATAACCAGCTTTTTGATATCTCCTAGATTTAGGAAGTTGTAAGTAGGAATGATGCAGGGTCTTGGGTGAGATGGGATTAATTACAGGTATTATGTATGTAATATATCTGGTGATTTGGGACAAATCACTGTACATCTGACTTAGCCCTGTGTCTCAGGGTAGTTTTCAAATCAGAATAGCTCATTAGCTTCATCTTCTTGTCTGGGCTTATTACAATGTGTAGATACAAGTGATGAAAAAAGAGTTTGCGTTTGGTTGCTTAAGTTGCCTTTGCTAGAACTGCCTGTGGTGGCCTTTTTGTGTGAATTTGTGCTCTTTTTGTTCCAGAGGAGACTCAGGAGAGCATTCATCGCTttgagcagcaggcagggctgagggaggctgGCTACACACCCCACAAAGGTCTCACCACTGAGGAGACCAAGTACCACTGGGTGGCTGAGGCAGTCCACGTAAGGCTTGTTTTCCACTGGATTTCTCCATGCAGGATATGTGCTACTTTAACATCTATCTGGTGACATAACTTTTGGAGCATATTGCTTGGACTCTACTTAAGCTGCTTCCTCTGAGGCCTTTCAGCTCATTGGGTACAAAAGGATGCCCACTTGTACATTAAAGTTAGCATTAGCCTTTGTAGTTttgaaacaaactttttttttttcctgaattctgTCACATTTCAACGCCATGGAGTTGTCACAGTTGTCTTTCCAAGTGGGGACATCCCTACACAGTCTTGTTTCTTGCTGTACCTTTGAATGGTGCCCTGCAGTTAACTTATTTAACTGTTTATCCCAAGAGAACTTGTAAACTGTGCATTTCTGATGTGGAAGTTTCCAGATGGGATTGGTTTTGCTTCTTactgaaaacaaagacaaaGGTCTTGAATGAACATGTTACTATGGGCAACTGAGCTCATGAAAAATCTTGGAATTTAATAGTCAACTCTCCCAGTGTCCTCCGATGAGGTCAAAGTTTCAGTAACAGCACTGGTGAATTACATTAGTGTGGCTTGAATAGCCACAGGAGACATTACCAGGTGCCTGTGCATTTTGTGTTTGAACTGTAACTGCCCTTCAAGTGACTTCTTCAAAGTTCAGTTTGTACTGTTCAGCTTGAAACAACCTGGTTTGCATACACCCAGTTCCTGTTTATTTTGTGCCCAAGTTCATCTCTGTTCCAGAGCAGTGATTTCATCCTGGTGTACATGGATTGCTTCACAGGGTCTGGTACTCCTGACCTCTTGTGTGAGAACTGGTCTCACTCTCGTTAGAGAACTTGTGGGACTGAGAGCTTTGTTGCTCTAAGAAGTGCTGGAGACAAATGGGTGCTGTGGCAGTTAGAGCTGTTAACCAGGtagctgagctgcagcaaacTGCTGTATCCATAACTTCCCTATGAGTACTGGTGTTCCTTCCTCTAGCCTGGAGGATGTGTCTTGAGCATAGTGAACTTCCAAAATACTTATATTTGATGTGGAGAGAAGCTTAAGGGGTGCATGCAGGTATTGTAATACTGGGTGTAACTTTAGGTTATGAAGTGACACTTTCACTTGTGATAGAAACAATTGTCTGGTTTTGGGTGTTGTTCCTTGTGTCTTGTTTTTAAGCCCTGTTGCTTCTGTGTTTCTCTTCCTAACAGAAGCTAAAAATGCAGAGTGGAGAGATGACAAAAGATGACAAACACAATTCTTCTGCTCAGTCCACTCCAAGCACCAGCCCCCACTCCTCTCCCAAGCATAAAAACAGGTACTCTGAGCCTGGCAGGCCACTGCCTTCTTTAGTTTCCTACAGGCTGCTGAGGTGGGAGCTGCTAAATAACCTTATCCAGAGAGGGACTGTATGGGCTGAAATTCAGAGCCTGATGAGGATATGTGTTGGATAGATCCAAATGTTGGAAGACCGTGGAACTTGAGCATGCATTAAATTGCCCCTGTTAACTGCATGGGAAGTTCCTGGTACAGTGAGGTCACTTGAAGTATTTATTCTCATGTTTTATACAcctcaatgattttttttccttagggcTTGGTTTAGTCAGGGATCCTCTTCTTCTATCACTGGCTCAGACTTTGCCATGGAAGCTGGTGGGGACAAATTGCCATCTGAAAGGTGGAGCTTTTTTGGACCCAAAGCCATCCAGAAATCCACCACTGATCCAGGTATGTCCTCAAAAATCTGCTACCTTGGAAGAGCTAAAGGAGAACCATCACACAGCAAACTTGCTAGCTTTTTCTAGAGTCTTATCCTGCTTGCCTTGTTACTTTCTGGGACCACCTTGGGAATGTTTGCTATTCATACAATTTGTATGCCTAAATATAAAGCAGTTGGGTAAAACCTGTGCTGAGGATCTGGAATTAGGAATAACTTGCACTGTGCTGCAGTGAAAGGGCAGGGTGTGAAGGTGACagcattttactttttctctgaTGTGTGATGCAACCAGGACTGGAAGTGCCAGCCACTGATGTGGAATAGGCTTTAGatgacatggagctgctggaatttTCCGGCTCCCTGTGGTGTGGGGTGTCAGGGCTGCTGCTCACTCCTGGCAGCAGTAAGAAAAGGACTTGACTGGTTTCCCTGACTcttactgtgattttttttttttttcaccaggaGGATTTACTATTCAGTCCTATAAAGGTGCCCAGAAGCCATCCCCAATGGAGCTGATGCGTGCTCAGGCTACCAGGATGGCAGAGGATCCAGTCACCTTCAAGCCACCCAAAATGGACATTCCAGGCACAGATGGGAGGAAACAATCTCCACGTTCCCACAATATCAAACCTCGGGATCTGAATGTGCTCACTCCCACTGGGTTCTAGAGGAAATCTTCTGATGTTTTTAGCAGGATACAGGGTGTCTTAGGCTCTGCTTCCCTGTCCCATGTGCTGCAGTAAAATAGGAAAGTCTCCCTTCCAGCTCTTCAtctcagaaaaggaaacagttgTGACTGTTCTCCTAAAGCCAGTCTTGGAAAAAACTCCTGCACTAGTCCTAAACCAATGTAAACCATCCTGTCTGCTGCACTGCACTGGTTTGGgctgtcaggctgctctggatGTGCTTCCCAGTACATCACACCACAGTGAAACCCTGAGCCATGTTTTTGGGACAGTAGTCCACGTGGTGTGTGAGCACCTGGCTTGTCTGCCTGTAGTCTGGTTGTCTTGTCCTGCTCAGTGCTGAAGGACACACGGGAAGGTGGTGGTTCTGTCTGGCATATACAGAGCTCCAGTAGGAAATCATGGAAACAAGAAAGGACTGAAAACTGGACCGTTAACTGCCAGAAGGAAGTTGGGGAATGTGATGGGTCAGTTTAAGTGTGGCATTCCCTTACTATCCACTGTGACCACGTAGTTCAACACctatttcttctttgttcttggtatgtttttttaaagggaaagtGGACCAATGACCGTTCTAAGATGCTCTTATtggaaaggcagggagcagtaGTGAGGAAGAAATCCTTCTCTTCCAACTCTTTGTTACTCTAAAAAGGTGGAAATGACCAAAGCTGGTGTGGCTTGAATCAAGTAAtcctcctctcttctttctgcaaaacaaCACTGTCCTGCCTTTTAGGCAGCAGACTTCCAGCTGTTCTGGCAATCTGGGTGCAGCTTGATTTGGTTTTGATTctggctttctttttcttcctagaATCATGTAGAAGTGTATTAGACAGCAGGAGCACTTCTCAGATAGAGTATTTTATCAGCATTAATGTgttctgcagggctgagggaggacTGAGGGCAGATTAAGGCTAAACATTCCTCCCTGTTATGGTACAGCTGGATGTCATTCTTGGTCTGGGCAGAGCCAGTTACTGGGAACAGCTAACACTTGCTTTCATGGAAAGTGGAAGGAGCTCCTGGTTACCATCTAATCCCTTAAGCATGATAGGCAGCATTGCTCTGTAATCCTCACCTGTCCTGTGGCAAATGGGTCACCTCAGGTCTCCTCTTGATCTCACGATTGTGTTGCAGAGTCCCTtagccagcagcagccttgcATCTGGAACTGGAAGCATGTCTGTTGCCAGGACATTACACAGAGGTTTCTCAACAGCTGGTAACTGTTGAGCTCTGGGGTTTTTGCCTTCTTGAACCAAACATTCCTCCCAGAGAgtgaggcagggctggctgctggccctTCTGAAGAAGCACATTTTGTGGCACTGCTTTCTCTCAAgcttcagcagcactgccagtgaTGTGTTGTGTGAAAGTCCCCAACCTAACCCAGCAGTTCTCACTGTCACCACTCATTTGCACCTTGGCAATCAAGCTCTCATTTgacattaatttatttgttaTCTGTATTCATGCCTCCTAATGtgtatgtttgttttgtttgttacag
This DNA window, taken from Pseudopipra pipra isolate bDixPip1 chromosome 15, bDixPip1.hap1, whole genome shotgun sequence, encodes the following:
- the KIAA1191 gene encoding putative monooxygenase p33MONOX, whose product is MSSAQPDAPALEPGGGARRVRMSLPLGVRRRAFSYDDALEDPAPMTPPPADLCAGVLWKQPVIPERKYQELSKVEEGDANTNAPVITPSSSTESVNKVPVVKAKATDVIMNSLITKETQESIHRFEQQAGLREAGYTPHKGLTTEETKYHWVAEAVHKLKMQSGEMTKDDKHNSSAQSTPSTSPHSSPKHKNRAWFSQGSSSSITGSDFAMEAGGDKLPSERWSFFGPKAIQKSTTDPGGFTIQSYKGAQKPSPMELMRAQATRMAEDPVTFKPPKMDIPGTDGRKQSPRSHNIKPRDLNVLTPTGF
- the NOP16 gene encoding nucleolar protein 16 — translated: MPKAKGKTRRHKYSYNLNRKRLYRSARRRAAPRIACSHIRHAWDPSKSVAQNLAEMGLSEDPNKALPIPKKLGVEAESNGQQSRKKIVRKPYVVNEMEYEASLPEKKSNTLSRDLIDYVRYMIQNHGENYKEMARDEKNYYQDTPKQIKRKINVYKNFYPEEYKEFIASLKPEKMDVQ
- the HIGD2A gene encoding HIG1 domain family member 2A, mitochondrial; protein product: MAGPREYPCGRATWAAGRAAGRHGKCSPTTAEPRGVCSTATTTPGMHCTGAGVRQPGGAAAVTLAMAAGPPPPLDRPMLPAFREEGFGDKFLRKTRENPLVPLGCLCTVGVLTYGLICFKRGNTRGSQLMMRARILAQGFTFAALLGGMVVTALKSRQ